The Triticum aestivum cultivar Chinese Spring chromosome 7B, IWGSC CS RefSeq v2.1, whole genome shotgun sequence genome window below encodes:
- the LOC123162567 gene encoding uncharacterized protein has product MIPFRQTTMHQHHIGESSQEPPLAANQYAGAPFSGAESVLPFPLGLAAMDVAAGCSSSYGGASEVHQPLPFLYAADPAPMVDSGGLVFHGNALIDGGVGVAYLEPKSGPEHYLEPKPEPVHYLEPKPEQQTPPRFFGLEEEVDDYGLVAPVRRGTADVLFGDLPPEMIDFFELPPPPSPSTRL; this is encoded by the coding sequence ATGATCCCCTTCCGACAGACGACAATGCACCAGCACCACATCGGCGAGAGCAGCCAAGAACCACCACTCGCGGCTAACCAATATGCAGGCGCGCCATTCTCCGGAGCCGAATCCGTCCTGCCGTTTCCCCTCGGGTTGGCCGCCATGGACGTCGCCGCGGGATGCAGCAGCTCGTACGGCGGCGCTTCGGAAGTTCACCAACCGCTGCCCTTCCTCTACGCCGCTGACCCTGCGCCCATGGTTGATTCGGGAGGTCTCGTCTTCCACGGGAACGCACTGATCGACGGCGGCGTCGGCGTGGCTTACCTGGAGCCGAAATCGGGACCGGAGCATTACCTGGAGCCGAAACCGGAGCCGGTGCATTACTTGGAGCCGAAACCGGAGCAGCAGACGCCGCCCCGGTTCTTTGGGCTGGAGGAGGAAGTCGACGACTACGGCCTCGTCGCGCCGGTGCGGCGGGGCACGGCCGACGTGCTGTTCGGTGACCTGCCCCCGGAGATGATCGACTTCTTCGAGCtcccgccgcctccttcgccgtcaACTCGGCTGTAG
- the LOC123156012 gene encoding uncharacterized protein, with translation MAVQWCSATSLHGWCHNPSPPLPSPALGSLSRQPRRIGCVSVRREVAVAAAAEAAPPEVEADMDMEEEGVECEEGCGGTGWLLCDFCKGKKNNVKSESSPRIYRRCPTCKAAGYILCQRCRVYRCITYPESTES, from the exons ATGGCTGTGCAGTGGTGCAGCGCGACGAGCCTGCACGGTTGGTGCCACAACccatcgccgccgctgccgtccccGGCATTGGGGTCGCTGTCTCGGCAACCGAGGAGGATCGGCTGCGTGTCCGTCCGCAGGGAGGTCGCCGTGGCCGCGGCGGCAGAggcggccccgccggaggtggaggCGGACATGGACATGGAG GAAGAAGGTGTAGAGTGCGAAGAAGGGTGCGGCGGCACGGGGTGGCTGCTGTGCGACTTctgcaaggggaagaagaacaacGTCAAGTCCGAGAGCAGCCCCCGGATCTACCGCCGCTGCCCGACCTGCAAGGCC GCAGGGTACATCTTATGCCAGAGATGCAGGGTCTACAGATGCATCACATATCCTGAAAGCACCGAATCATGA